Proteins from one Malassezia vespertilionis chromosome 2, complete sequence genomic window:
- the INO1 gene encoding inositol-3-phosphate synthase (EggNog:ENOG503NV57; COG:I) gives MAPVANTSNPTQAQGNMPVNPTAARHEQAQTIRVQSDRIDYSPEHITAQYEYQNTHIERKAGPNNTEEYVASPFKREFQFRTERNVPKTGMMLVGLGGNNGTTITATIIANRNNIQWRNKEGLQTPNYYGSLVRASTVRLGTDPSTGKDVWVPFSSMLPMVHPNDFVIGGWDISALPLDKAMERAQVLDYDVQRQLYPLMADIKPMPSVYYPDFIASNQEQRADNVIPGSKKDHVEHLRKDIREFKAKNQLNQAVVVWTANTERYSEIIPGVNDTADNLLKAVEENHDEVSPSTIFAIACILENAPYINGAPQNTFVPGVIELAERHKAFIGGDDLKTGQTKVKSVLAEFLVNAGIKPLSIASYNHLGNNDGYNLSSQKQFRSKEISKSSVVDDMCEANHLLYKKNGKADGTVTKGERPDHCIVIKYMPAVGDQKVAMDDYTSELCMGGRNRLYVTNICEDSLLASPLLIDLAVLAELMTRIHYRVTEDADQEWKSMYSVLSLLSYSLKAPLVKPGTDVVNSLNRQRAAVTNFLRACLSLAPESDMLLETRTW, from the coding sequence ATGGCCCCGGTTGCTAACACCTCAAACCCTACCCAGGCCCAGGGAAATATGCCTGTGAACCCGACCGCCGCTCGCCACGAACAGGCGCAGACGATCCGCGTGCAGTCTGACCGTATTGATTACTCCCCTGAGCACATCACTGCGCAGTACGAGTACCAAAACACGCACATTGAGCGCAAGGCCGGCCCGAACAACACCGAAGAGTACGTGGCCTCTCCTTTCAAGAGGGAGTTCCAGTTTCGTACGGAGCGCAATGTGCCCAAGACTGGTATGATGCTTGTTGGTCTCGGTGGTAACAACGGTACCACGATCACTGCCACTATCATTGCGAACCGCAACAACATCCAGTGGCGCAACAAGGAGGGTCTACAGACGCCGAACTACTACGGCTCTCTTGTGCGTGCCTCTACTGTGCGTCTCGGTACGGACCCTTCCACCGGCAAGGACGTCTGGGTCCCTTTTAGCAGCATGCTCCCCATGGTGCACCCCAACGACTTTGTCATTGGCGGTTGGGACATTAGTGCCCTTCCGCTTGACAAGGCAATGGAGCGTGCACAGGTGCTTGACTACGATGTTCAGCGTCAGCTGTACCCTCTCATGGCTGACATCAAGCCCATGCCTTCGGTGTACTACCCCGACTTTATTGCGTCGAAccaggagcagcgcgcggacAATGTGATCCCAGGCAGCAAGAAGGATCACGTCGAGCATCTCCGCAAGGACATTCGCGAATTCAAGGCCAAGAACCAGCTCAACCAGGCCGTCGTTGTGTGGACTGCCAACACGGAGCGCTACTCGGAGATTATCCCTGGCGTTAACGACACCGCGGACAACTTGCTCAAGGCTGTCGAGGAGAACCACGACGAAGTGTCGCCCTCGACTATCTTTGCCATTGCGTGCATCCTGGAGAATGCACCGTACATTaacggtgcgccgcagaaCACCTTTGTGCCTGGTGTCATTGAGCTGGCTGAGCGCCACAAGGCGTTTATCGGCGGCGACGACTTGAAGACGGGCCAGACCAAGGTCAAGAGTGTCCTTGCCGAGTTCCTTGTCAACGCCGGTATCAAGCCACTCTCTATTGCCAGCTACAACCACTTGGGCAACAATGACGGCTACAACCTCTCCTCGCAGAAGCAGTTCCGCAGCAAGGAGATCAGTAAGTCGAGCGTCGTCGATGACATGTGCGAGGCCAACCATTTGCTCTACAAGAAGAACGGCAAGGCTGATGGCACCGTCACCAAGGGCGAGCGTCCTGACCACTGCATTGTGATTAAGTACATGCCTGCGGTCGGCGACCAAAAGGTTGCTATGGACGACTACACCAGCGAGCTCTGCATGGGTGGCCGCAACCGTTTGTACGTCACCAACATTTGCGAGGACTCGCTCTTGGCCAGCCCCCTTTTGATCGATCTCGCtgtccttgccgagctcatGACGCGCATTCACTACCGCGTCACGGAAGACGCCGACCAGGAGTGGAAGTCGATGTACTCGGTGCTCAGTCTTCTGAGCTACAGTCTCAAGGCTCCGCTTGTCAAGCCCGGCACGGACGTGGTCAACAGTTTGAAccgccagcgcgccgctgtgaCCAACTTTTTGCGTGCCTGCCTTTCGCTTGCGCCCGAGAGCGACATGCTTCTCGAGACCCGCACCTGGTAG
- a CDS encoding uncharacterized protein (COG:S; EggNog:ENOG503NVVV; BUSCO:EOG09263BE5), translated as MDYTPKFPRYNTAVKDSFAYDTAIRRWPSILTQAVDSTYRRCHELATQGAHNAHVEEAKSIIEKIGELKHDLMHDKPLVKLHVSPENAPHLDGTKYRVPSTTEYDTEIQSCNPSWMQSEWLFAECYLYRRLRRLFETSMHWQGFDPFFQTKLNTFRASGQGIQACATMMEEMLVKSPTHSAHDPASQFLFDEIVSSSLWGNATDLSLLTNLDYADLQKLQATTAEQRAENAKRIIVNDMDTTWNAVRLMENGRVDIVLDNAGFELITDMLLADWLLTLRGTIPRPTTERAAAIQIYIEAVRERISTAARKVSVKAPQLLAVSKLQPASDVMAAYEQTAQRHFGENYAQELVEKASVLPLDIQWHLIGGLQSNKAKILASVPNLYAVESIASAKLATSLEKTLARPENAMRRKAPLYVYVQVNTSAEAEKSGVPALTAPWQEGDQEPPLVALVQHILLECPHLRLVGLMTIGALANSKQAREGENPDFEALVASRKHLLASLKNNGAMRARFAEPNWWTPTGNQANVYDTLLHGVEDAALQLSMGMSADLEAAVAYGSNQVRIGSDCFGSRGPKHDADAEREEELRKVNQVPLVKEVVFHTKNMPWFVSDTCVPDVWYTLDKLQDPAFFAEQQLPSLQHIQAMAARWKRHFSTGAFRLAMPHDAPLGADAGPLGDFWTQPASYGHLPALAPALLQDLQMSGLVIFKGDLNYRKLTQDAAWPPVTSFSTALGPLYGRIPLVALRTCKADVCVGLAPGQAEALSQRDPAWRTNGHWALIQFAGRNEILQVDAM; from the exons ATGGACTATACTCCAAAATTTCCTCGGTACAACACCGCGGTCAAAGACAGCTTTGCGTACGACACTGCCATTCGTCGCTGGCCTTCTATCCTTACACAGGCCGTCGATTCCACATACCGGCGCTGTCATGAGCTGGCgacgcaaggtgcgcacaATGCACACGTCGAGGAAGCCAAGTCGATTATCGAGAAAATTGGCGAGCTGAAACACGACTTAATGCACGATAAGCCGCTTGTTAAACTTCATGTGTCACCTGAGAATGCTCCACACTTGGACGGAACCAAGTACCGTGTTCCATCTACCACGGAATACGACACGGAAATACAGAGTTGCAATCCGTCCTGGATGCAATCCGAATGGCTCTTTGCCGAATGCTATTTGTACCGACGCCTGCGCAGACTATTTGAAACATCAATGCACTGGCAAGGTTTTGATCCATTTTTCCAAACCAAACTTAACACGTTCCGCGCGTCTGGCCAAGGGATTCAAGCGTGTGCGACAATGATGGAAGAGATGCTGGTCAAGTCCCCAACGCACTCTGCGCACGACCCTGCTTCTCAGTTTTTGTTTGACGAAATTGTATCGTCGTCTTTGTGGGGCAATGCCACGGATCTGAGCTTGCTCACGAATCTAGACTATGCAGATCTGCAGAAACTGCAGGCGACCactgccgagcagcgcgctgagAATGCGAAGCGCATTATTGTAAACGATATGGACACTACATGGAATGCAGTGCGCTTGATGGAAAATGGTCGTGTGGATATTGTTTTGGACAATGCCGGTTTCGAGCTCATTACCGATATGCTCCTCGCCGACTGGCTGCTCACACTCCGAGGCACAATCCCAAGGCCGACGACGgagcgcgcagctgcgaTCCAGATTTACATTGAGGCCGTTCGTGAGCGGATTAGCACTGCTGCACGCAAAGTCAGCGTTAAAGCGCCGCAGTTGTTGGCTGTGTCTAAGCTGCAACCTGCATCGGATGTGATGGCTGCATACGAgcaaacggcgcagcgtcacTTTGGAGAAAACTATGCGCAGGAGCTTGTCGAGAAAGCCAGTGTGCTTCCTTTGGATATACAATGGCACCTGATTGGCGGCCTGCAAAGCAACAAAGCCAAGATCCTGGCATCGGTGCCGAACCTGTATGCCGTCGAATCCATCGCCTCGGCAAAACTTGCGACGAGCTTGGAAAAAACACTCGCGCGTCCTGAAAatgcgatgcgccgcaaagcgccgtTGTATGTTTATGTCCAGGTGAATACGAGCGCTGAGGCGGAAAAAAGCGGTGTGCCCGCACTCACTGCGCCGTGGCAGGAGGGGGATCAAGAGCCGCCGTTGGTAGCGCTTGTGCAACATATACTCCTTGAATGTCCTCATCTGCGCCTTGTGGGGCTGATGACGATTGGAGCGCTGGCCAACAGTAAACAGGCCCGTGAAGGGGAGAATCCTGACTTTGAGGCGCTggttgcgtcgcgcaagcatttgcttgcgtcgctcAAGAACAATGGAgcgatgcgtgcgcgctttgctgAGCCTAATTGGTGGACACCAACCGGAAATCAAGCCAATGTATACGATACTTTGTTGCACGGGGTGGAAGACGCAGCGCTACAACTGAGTATGGGCATGTCAGCCGACTTGGAGGCTGCCGTTGCGTATGGCAGCAACCAAGTGCGGATTGGGAGCGACTGCTTTGGCTCGCGCGGCCCCAAACACGACGCTGATGCAGAGCGTgaggaggagctgcgcaaggtcAATCAAGTTCCACTCGTGAAGGAGGTTGTATTCCATACCAAGAACATGCCGTGGTTTGTGAGCGATACGTGTGTACCCGACGTATGGTACACACTGGACAAACTGCAGGATCCAGCCTTTTTTGCAGAGCAGCAGTTGCCCTCGTTGCAGCATATCCAGGcgatggcggcgcgctggaaaaggcACTTTTCTACCGGTGCATTTCGCCTTGCCATGCCGCACGACGCAccgctcggcgcggatGCAGGCCCGCTGGGCGATTTTTGGACACAGCCTGCAAGCTACGGACACCTG cctgcgcttgcgccggcaCTTTTGCAAGACTTGCAAATGTCGGGGCTCGTCATCTTTAAGGGCGATTTG AACTACAGGAAGCTGACACAGGACGCAGCGTGGCCGCCCGTGACATCGTTTTCCACGGCACTTGGGCCTCTCTACGGCCGCATTCCGCTTGTAGCGTTGCGTACTTGCAAAGCCGACGTCTGTGTTGGTCTCGCGCCTGGCCaagccgaggcgctcagCCAGCGCGACCCTGCGTGGCGGACCAATGGGCACTGGGCAC TTATTCAATTTGCGGGCCGAAATGAGATTCTGCAGGTAGATGCGATGTAG